The sequence acaacaacttCTCAAGAAccaaatgaagaaggaaaagtaaaggaagagctgctgcttgtacTAAGTGGCAATACAGACTTTTGTCAGCCAAATGCCAATGTTGCACATTTCTCCTTTAGAAAGAGCTCAGGAACACTTCAATATTCATACTTGGGCAAAGTTTCTGTATGAGAAAGCAGACATCTACATAACTGCCAAGGCAGATTAGCCTCCATGGATAAATGCACAGGAGAAATCATGCTTTAGCAGACCATGGCCTCCATTTTAAGTTTTCAGTTTACAAGTGGTAAtgaggggatggggtgggaaaGGAAGGGATCGAGCTAAGCAAGGCTTCCAGCTTCTCAGTGGCTAAAAGTCTAGGTTGGTGCCAAAAGAAAACCACTTGAAACAATACTGCTCACTCATTCCATTAAATTAGATTCTTTAccagtttaaaaatagaaattcagtgTGATCTTGCTGACTTTTAGTCATGAGACAGCAGTACATTAAGCACACAGCTCCCAGGTAATAAGATATCTATGGTCTCTGCTAAGTATTCCCACGAACCACATGTATTTACATTTGTGCAACTTGTGGCAGCAAGCACCAGTCTGAAAGCACCTGAGCACCATCTAGCGTTTAATGCTGAACACACTGGTATGAGCCAAGAACAAGCCGAAGAGGATACCTGAATATATTGTGGCAAATACCTTGCACATTTCATTATCTCTCTCTAGACTCATGTCTCTAAACAGGAAGGAGACTGAAACCTCCATGACTTATGCTTTGCGTggaatttccttatttttgtcaGCAGCTTGTGTGATTGTAAATCCACAACACTTGCTCTTTTTAGaaagaatttttaagaaaagcagtGACACTGACTTTTGTCTCAAAATAACCATACTGTAATTACTGCTAAAATGAACAATAATTCACCCAAAAAGGGAACATGAACTGGCTGCTATAGACATGGGTGGGTGTTTATCTCAGTGCTTCCTATGAAGCTCAGTTGCCAAGATAATTACAATGACAGTCACAACAGAGCCCATTAAGGCAGTTGTGCCCACCTACACAAGTGTAATTTAGAACTTAGTATCATTGTTGGAAGATAATTTGCTAGTGACATCAAAACAGGCGCTATTAAACACCAAGACAGGAGACTGGATCCTACCAGGACTGTTAGAGTTTTGCTAAGTTTTGGCAAGTTTTGGCCAACAGGCTACAAGGTAATACGGTAAAGAGAAACCACATAGACCCTGTCCTGTTTATGCTGTTAACGCTATCAAAAGTTACTGGCACGCTGCACTACATACAGCCAAACCCTTTTCTAATTATCTTACTAATAAGGAAGTTATACAATGGTCAATGGTAAAAGCAAAGTCAAActgttcatttaatttttggTAAAACCCCTGAGATAAATTACTGCCCCATGTCAAACAACTTGGGTCATGATAGGAATCGGACTTGTACACACAAATGCAAAACTGAGCCTGCAAGAGACATGCATTTTCTCCTGTAGCACAATTTCCTCCCCCAAGCCCCAAATTCAAGTTTTTAAGTTGGAAACACCAGGTGCAGTCCACATTTTATGGAATAACACTCAAAAAGCTCCAGTTACCAAAAAGCAAACTTCTGcttacaatatatatatatgcacatttaaatttctatttttttaatgtcatgatTCTTAATGACTGCAGATATCTGACCCCAGCAATGGTAATGAAGCACAACTGCATGCTCTCTAGAAGGTCAGCAAATCTTACTTTTAGGCAAACATTACAGTTCCTTGTTTCCTCAGTGCCACTTCAACATGAAATGTTTTAACTAAAGAACAAACAATCAAGGCAAGTCCTCACCTATGAACAAGTGTGTTCTTCAGACCACGGATTAGATGTCGTGCAATAGTTTTCACTCGAGGAGTAAGAATTGCTTGAGAAACGTGGAAAGTCCCATAACGACTTCGTTCTTCAAGAGTGGTCTCCAGGAACTGTAGGAGTTTGTGCACGTTGGTTGTATTAGCCCATGGTGCTGGCATTTTATTCCCTGGCCATAGAAAGGGAAATTCCCGACACAAAGGGTAGTGGTAGAAAATAAGAACctaacagaaacaagaaaaagtagaaaagatgGTTATCTAAAGACAGTTcttaactattttatttataaacagcATGGTGCATTGGTTAATGCTTATGCATTACTACCAGAACTAGCATAGCAGTAAAACGAGGATTAagcaaaaaaaagtaattcctcCTGAGTCATGACTGCCAAGAAATTTACCAACAAGGGATGGAGATCATTTGGATTAGCTATGAGGACAGAATTGCTTCGGGCTTTACAGGTCAtcagtttaaaatgaaacagtggCCAGGAGCACAGTGTCATGTCATTCCAATCATCTCACTTGAAAGCATTTCTAAGCACTGTCAGAGACCATAACCATCGAAGTTAAGGATAAGCTATCTTGCTATCTCCTACATCACTCCTAAATGGCTAAAGCACACAAGGCCATCCAGCATTTTACTCTCACTTACTGAATGTTATTGAAGTCAGCCTTTCTTTCAGCAAAGCCTCCTCTAAATCAGAGGTCAGTATTTTATACCTTCTAAGGTGGTTCTCTATAGGTCAGCACAAAGGTGCAACACTTACCAACCAACCTTACAAATGATTCTTTTTTGGACCCTAGCAGACTTGTGAGGCAAATCACTAAACAGACAGCACCAATTCAGAGGAATTCCTCAAACTGCCACCTATTTTATAGTATAAGAATTGTGCAGTCACTGAAATCCTGTTTTCTTAGTCTTCATGTACACCATAGAGAATAATCTGTGATAAGAGTCCTGCCACTATAGATTTGGATGACCATAAAGGAGGTAGGAAGTTCTATAGCCTCTCCTAGTCATGATAGAGCTTACATGCTTTAAATTCACGAAGACAACAGTTTATCATATCCTTAACTAAAGTCAGCACAAgttccttcagaaaagaaaaccattGATAAGGAGCACAAGGCCCCAAGAGCACTGTCATTGAATTATTTAAGGAACGTGCTTAGAAGCAGGACACAATCTAACTATACTATGGACATAGACGCTACATCAAGGAGTCTCTAGAAGCCTTTAAATTAGCCACCAGCAGTGTCCTTGGGCCAATACCACTGAGAGGGAACCCCACTCAGCCTATTTCACTCAACCTTTTGGGTTTGAAAAACATGATAGATCATCCTTCGCCCACCTGATGCTTCTTCTCCCACATGTACTGTAACGTCACATATTCTACACACTCAACAGAACAAAGTTTGGATCCAAACGCTGAGCGGATCCTGTTGATCAAGAAGAAGTGATGGCCGTCATCCATGGCATAGAAGTGGTTGAAATCCAAGAAGATGACTTCCTTGGGGTGCTGGTCAAGAAAGGTGTTAATCTCCATCAGTCCATCCCACACTTTGATGCCAAACAAACCATGTATGAAGTAGATCTCATGGCCTATTTCCCCAGGTTTGGAAGATACGCGAAGATCGAAGTAGCGGATCCCACCTTCCAGCTGCTCTTTGAAAGTCAGATTTTGAGTCACTGACCATTTCTTCATAATCTTTTTAACCAAAGAAATTTTGGCCAAGCGTTTGATGGCTGTGGCTTGGTCTGGTCCCACAGGAGATTTCTCATCTACCCAGTAGCTGAAAGAATCATGTGACCCTGGAAGAAGAAGTGAAAAATAGTGAGTTTTAGAAAAAACTTGGACTCTCCAACAGACACATCCCTTGTAAAGTGAAAGAGGTCATAACTGCATGACAAGGCCACAGAAGAACTGTGGGTCTTCAGACTATCCTTTTGCGCTTCAGTTTTCCCCAACTGAACAAAAACAATGCTTAAGGTTCTCAAGAGTTTGAACTGTGTTCTTGTGTGAATAGCAAACATGAAAGCACTCTGAAAATCATAACGATAAATATCAGTGATAAAGGCACATTTGCTTCCAAACTCCCTTCTCCATTTATAAGCTGTCAAGCCGCCTCCAGGGATCTACCAGGCTCTGGGAAAGCTTTGGTTTAAGATGGGTCTCCAACTTCActgaaagaaagctgaaatagaCGCTCAGACTTAATTTTCATTCTGCCTGGTAAATCCAATCATAACCTAATACAAAGTACAGAGGGTTACATACACATGTGCTTCATCATGCCTCAGTTTAGCACCAAGACAGTAAATGAACAGTAGTTTGAGTGCCCAAAGACTGGTTTAACTTAGAGGTCAAGCAACTGAGTACAAGGTGACACCAGTTACTGTGTTGTTAGACACCACACAGGTTGATCAAGCTCGTGAACTTCTGTTCAACCTGGCAACGCCTTGCAGTGACTACAGATATGATGAATAGAAAATTTATCGAAAAGGAAACCAACAATTCAATTTGTCAGCGCCTGGAACACAACCTGCAGCCTGGCAAAGAAACTGCACCTGCAGTATAAAATTTGTGCTTACTAGGAAAACCCCTCCAACTCAAAAATCAAtagtgattaaaaaacaaagctgacAAGTATCAAACCCCTCCAAAATAAGAGCTTCAGAGACAAAGAAATATCCCTAGCTGAGTCAAGTCAGTGACAGAGTAAAGACTGCCCAGTTACCGTTTGCTTTGCATCAGGGCAGCCAAAAGCAAATGATGGGCAGAGGCTGAGCTACCCCAGACTGGTGCTGACCAGGGATTTCTAACCGTTTACTCCAGTCACCATTCTGGCCAAGAAGCTGCAACTGGTCCAGGTGTGAGTTTACTGTGAAGcctcaggcaggaaaaaaaaaacaggatctCTAACACCCTTGCTTCCCCTTTTATCTTCAGGACAGCAGCTAACAGCTTTCCCACGGAGCCAAACCCCACCTGCTCCCTGCATGCCCACTtggctgcagtgcagggaaCGCATCTTCACCCCCTGCTGCCACAATCAGctcctcttccagctgcctCAGGGCTACAGTAGCACTACACCATGCTGCCTGCAACCTGTCCCGCATGGACCAGGGCTCTTATCCCTGCTCCTGTGAATGTATTTTTCCAGAATTTCCTCCTCTACCTCAGTCTGCAACTCTGGAAAAAATCCTAATGACAGTTTTATATTAAGACAACAGTTGGTGCCTTCATAGACTCCTTTACCTAAACCTTTTGCTTGTGGCACAAGTGTCCACCTGAAGACTGATGCATTTTCTGCCGTGCAAGGTCAGAGCTGTAAATAGGATTATGATCTCAGTTGGATTACCTTGACAGGATTTTTTAATCCAGATGGTGGAAGAGACTAGGGGCAAACCAAACATCAATCAGTTCACTACAAACTGAAATGCGCTCTTTCTGCATGAATTTCAACTAGTTTGAAAGTTTTCAAAAGGAACTATGAAGTTTAGTTCTCAGGCTTTACAAATGAATACTTAAATAATTCCTAATTGACTCCTCATGTATTATTCCCAGTCTGTAAAAGCATACTTCTTACGTGGCTTTCCATTCAGTCAGAGAAACAAGTGACAAGTaacaaaaaagctgttttaaaaaggtGTCAGCTTAAACTATTTAGGTACCTGTCACAATAAACCACATCAAAAGGTAGCTGTCAGTTTTCAAGTGCCAGTTTTTTCCACCCCCAAATGCGTAACAGAACAAAAACTACGCTACTAATACAGGATTAGGCATCTAATGAAGACATTTCAGAAGATGCCATATAAAGGCTTGCTTATAGTGGAAGCTGCAATTCACAGACTTTCGTGTTTCATATACCCCCCTGCACAGCAGAGTGAGCCTTTCAATCTTCTCcagtatttgaaaaatagaCTTCATTTGCACAAGGCATAATTGCATTATGCCTCTGACTAAATCACTTGGCACTTTTCTTATTTAGAGttcttaattcattttaatttcttcctttactTAAGTCCCTGTAGAAATTTGGTTATTATGttacaacaaaaagaaagtttCTTACAGCTCTTCTCTAAGTGAGACTGTACAACAGCCTCCAGAGGATTCTGGCTGGAGAAGTCACTCACTGCTCCCCCCTCAGCCACTGTCACTGCCTGATAGATACGCCTTATGAAGGACAGGAATGACAATTTTATCTGACAAATATGTTGTTGTCGTCAACTCTTACACAGTTGTCTAAGACAATCTCAGCAAAgaaacagtttgttttctgaagtctgaTCATATATCCTTATAGCTACAAAAGCTTTTTCCATTGCAGATTGCCACACTTAAGTCACATTTAAAGATACAAAAAGCAAATTCCTCCTTGCGCTATCACATACCATTCTATTTATATTCTACTTATAACTgtcaaaagcaacaaaaaagagCCAATTGTACAGTGCGGCTTTTTCAACACACACTTTAAGAACTGGGCTCCTCAGTACTGCAGCTATTTGAGGAATTGAACTATGTGACATGCTTCTCATTTGAGAAGATCCTTAAATCTCCTGcactgcagctcttcaaaaaaaatccagtaaatAGGACTTATTTACAGTGAAGTCAAGACACATACACAAATAACCAAGTTAGAACCTGAGGTGGAGCATCTAACAAACAAGCTGTCCTTCTGGATAGAGGACCAcctcctgagcagcacagggcagcaccaTCTATCTTGAGGCTGGGAAGACACGGCAGGAGTTCAGGTCCTTCAGTCGCCATTTAGAGAAGGCTAGCCACCGGCTGTGAGAAGTATCTAGGCCAAGCACGAAGCATTTTTAGTTCAGTTACAGAAAAACGTGAACTGAAAACCTGAAGCAACAGTACTGGATACTGGTTGGGATGAGAAGCAAGCAGGGATTCACGTCATCCAGCAGGCCCTTCTTTAATTTAAGATCATTGGGTTATGTTACCAGCTGAGCCACTGGCTTTTAATATAGCTTAGCTGTGATGTTAAACTACATGCTAAGCTAATCATATCATGATGTCAAACTAATCCCTGCTCTCCTTCTCTCTACACCTGAGCTCCAGGGGGGACCTGTAGCCATGCCATGAGCCAGGCTGCTTGCTGTTCCAGCATCATTTCTCCTTGAAAAAGCATAGTGTAAAAACACCAATCCTAAACAATTTAAAAGGCAAAGCCTACACCAGAAACACAGAGCACAACACCTCCATTTTGTAAGGAGCTCAGTTTCGTTAGAGCTGCTAACCACATTCTCAACTAAGGTATACTCCAAGGATATAATAAGATGCCCCAATGCTGTAATTTGTACATCATCAAAGGGGATGTCAGATGCTGAACAGAGCAAGAACCGAGCTCTTACTGTGGCACGCAGACTACTCTTCTCTACACACAAGAAGTCTTTTGTAGTCTACGTTCTGCCCACACGGTGTGCATCTCTCCAAATTATACTGACCACTTCAAGAAAGCTTGAGAAGTCACATCAGCAAAGCATTTCAGATGATAGCCAAGATATCAAATATACATTACACCCTGTTATTGATTCAAATCCATTCCTTAAAACTGCTGATTGTGAGATTGTGAACAAAGCAACCAACAAACCCAGGTGCTCCCTACTTCCATCTTAGACcaataaatcagaaaacaaagagtCAAGAAACTTGTCTACAGCTGTCATTTAGGTGGACAGACACCAAATCCCCCACTCCAAATTGCTTCAAAGGCCAACTTCTTGCACATGCAGCATGCTGAAGTCACTCAAGGGGAGTCACTGTATGTGACGATGTATTAGCGTTCGGACTGAAGCAGCTCAGGAAGGTTTGCAGTGATACAGCACCAATCTTGTGCTCACCTTCCAGAAACCAAGCTAGGCACAGGTAGTAAATAAGGGATGATTTCCCATTTTGCTTCTAACAGGCCAAAGATGTGCAGCACACAGAAGCAAGCTTACCAACCAATACATTAAATTTAAGCATTAAAGTGTCTGTACATtcaaaacatgaacaaaaaaaagaactgcaaaTCTGCTGGCAGCTCCTACAACAGGGTAAGAGAGTGGCTGCTCTGTTTGGGTTTAATTTATTCTGTCTGACAAAGATTGGAAGCTTCAAGAAAAGCAGTCACATCAGATGCCCGTCTATTTAACTATCAAAGGCTATGACATGGTTAGAATAGTATTAAACAGGTATCTTCCAGACACCAGATTGTTAAAATGATGGATAGCCCTCTTAGTTTTATCCTAGCAAGTGCAACCGTGGATTAACTTCTATGCATATCTTTAAATCCCTTTTTATTCTCCTTACACTAATTTCCCAAGTTAATTGTATGTTAAATAGATAGCTACTCAATTCAATTTGTATGTTAAATAGATTGTATTTCAGTGTTCAGGATGACTTTTCTGCTGAAGTGTTTGTGCTAATTGTTAGAAAGCAGCCTTTCATCATCACATCTGTAGCCAAGTCTAACTTCCCAGTGTCTATTTGTCATGCTACTTGGCCACAGATAGTCTAATTAACCCATGGTGTAGCTCAAACAAGTGACATTAATCAACAAGATGTCATTAAGCCTTGAATTTCAACAGTTACTAGCTGTATTTCTACATTATCATCTTCTGTTTCCACATCAGTACTTTCTCCACATACACTTGCAGTGCAGGGATAGGATTCAGCAGCACATCACCAACCCATGGCATCCTTTTACAAGCTTGTAAATTTACCTTCAAGGCATGTTAAAAGTACGAATACATGACACACAAAATGCAGAGACCTTCCAGAAAAGGATATACTACTTGCACGCTGCCAGTTActtgaaaacaagacaaaaaacactattttaaaCCATATTGACAGTTTTAACACTAGTTTCCCTGGTTGCAAGCCTGTGGACTAGTAATGATGCTGCAGTTGAAGACACTTACTGCAAAAATCTGGCTAGCGAAGAAAcaataatgaaagcaaaagagcaGGAGAATGCATTGTCAGAGTTTAACTGGACTGGGGTAATTTGTTTTGATCTCCGCATCAATGAAATATTAACATGACGAAAAACGCCAGAAAACCTCCCGTGTAATGTTAAACATTCCTAAGAAGCAAGGTCAACGTACTGTACCAACCCATTAGAAGCATTACAGGGTCATTTATGGGCAAAGAATCACCCTAGCTGTAGCTGACGCCAGACTTCTTAAAGCAAGCTTTGCTCACTCCCTCTACAAAGTACATTCCCCATATATTACAAAACACCACAGATGACATAGAATAGCAAACATTACATAGCCAAGACACTTAGAAGTACGGTAATCAAGTTCCAAAAAACACAGGATGAAAACACTAGCAAGCTAAGGCCCACAAATGTTCTTATAAACCAGATGTCCTACGTGTGCCAGAATTGAGGGAAAATGGGATGAAGAGAAGTGCCTCTCAGAGCCCAGAAGTCCTCGGGATTCAGGTCATTAACAATCCAGATTTTCTAATCAGAAGATTAACATCTTAACAGCTCTTtgctaatgaaaaacaaattgaacAGTTCATTTTAACTTGCCCAGCAAAAGGAGAAGAGACAGGAATAACAAGCATCCTATTGATAATTAGTAATCTAACACTACTTAGAtaagtatatttatatttgaatagaatcctagaatcctTTAGGTATTATTAATGTGGCCTCAGAGAGGACAAAGCACAGTACAGACCAAATCCTCTTAGGAAAACTTCCTCTCCCTGTCAAAGGATTACTGTGACTTCCTCCAACCCCAGCCCTTTCAGGCTGcgaggcagagctgggcagggagcagaaggtGTAAGAGAAACTGCTTAAGGCCATCCCAAAAGCACTAttgcatgtttgtttgcttttctggcAAGCCAGAAAAGAAATCCATTTGGCACTGATTTGACTTATCTTCCTTATGTTTTGTGCAATTTAGCAATGACTTCCCATTTATCACTGGTAACCTCAACTGTCTGTATTGGGAAAGTAGAAAGGGACAGTACCTTTCTACCATCTCAAAGCCTCAACAGACACTCCTGCTCTGAACAGAAAGAGCTCAATTAGATTCCTATATTCCTCTTTTGTGACTACACAGTAATGTGTAGATCAAGGGCTGCCACTCTCCCCAGAGAAGGCTCTTTGgaaattttttcttgttttcatcacacagtaatttcttcctctttttaaatcttttctggAACACCAGGCAAACTGGAAGTTCCACACAATATTGAAGGAGAGCAACAAACATTTATATTGACTTTGAAATTGATCTtctgtttgaaataaaacttgAGCATCTCTGCATTCATTTGCCAAGCAGCGAAGTCACTCTCCAGGGAATAGatgtcaataaaaaaaaagttggcttaCGATAGAAACAACCACAAGCTTTATATACTGtccgggaaaaaaaaagcacacagaacaaTTTGGTTTGGGCTAAGCAGACAACCATGGTCCACTAAGAGGAGAAACTGTAAGACCCCAGACTTGCTTTTTAGCAGAACTTATGTATAGGTTCAGGACAGTTATTTCACCATATGCCACACCAATTCTTTAACTAGGGATGTGCAAGGGAAGACTTGGTTACTTGAGAATAACAGAATAACTTTAACAGATGTTCTCATTAGTACAGTGGTCCAGAGAGATGAATAGCCTCTCTACTAACAGTTGGAACTAGCTTCTACAATGATTTAAAAGACCAACGTAAGGAAGTCACTTGTCATTTCAGGACAGGTTCATTCTGAAAATCCTGTATTTA comes from Anser cygnoides isolate HZ-2024a breed goose chromosome 1, Taihu_goose_T2T_genome, whole genome shotgun sequence and encodes:
- the PLCXD2 gene encoding PI-PLC X domain-containing protein 2 isoform X2 yields the protein MLQRLSRRHGKVTYMFPLHLSEGFAGSHDSFSYWVDEKSPVGPDQATAIKRLAKISLVKKIMKKWSVTQNLTFKEQLEGGIRYFDLRVSSKPGEIGHEIYFIHGLFGIKVWDGLMEINTFLDQHPKEVIFLDFNHFYAMDDGHHFFLINRIRSAFGSKLCSVECVEYVTLQYMWEKKHQVLIFYHYPLCREFPFLWPGNKMPAPWANTTNVHKLLQFLETTLEERSRYGTFHVSQAILTPRVKTIARHLIRGLKNTLVHRNLPMILNWVKAQKPGVMGVNIITSDFVELVDFAATVIALNDLLLEEDESTSKS
- the PLCXD2 gene encoding PI-PLC X domain-containing protein 2 isoform X1 translates to MSPAAGKEGARRRRRRRAAAPGAMAESNADWMGSLPAALRTCPLSNLAIPGSHDSFSYWVDEKSPVGPDQATAIKRLAKISLVKKIMKKWSVTQNLTFKEQLEGGIRYFDLRVSSKPGEIGHEIYFIHGLFGIKVWDGLMEINTFLDQHPKEVIFLDFNHFYAMDDGHHFFLINRIRSAFGSKLCSVECVEYVTLQYMWEKKHQVLIFYHYPLCREFPFLWPGNKMPAPWANTTNVHKLLQFLETTLEERSRYGTFHVSQAILTPRVKTIARHLIRGLKNTLVHRNLPMILNWVKAQKPGVMGVNIITSDFVELVDFAATVIALNDLLLEEDESTSKS
- the PLCXD2 gene encoding PI-PLC X domain-containing protein 2 isoform X3, whose product is MQHSLPVSSCFYVDTHIRRGSHDSFSYWVDEKSPVGPDQATAIKRLAKISLVKKIMKKWSVTQNLTFKEQLEGGIRYFDLRVSSKPGEIGHEIYFIHGLFGIKVWDGLMEINTFLDQHPKEVIFLDFNHFYAMDDGHHFFLINRIRSAFGSKLCSVECVEYVTLQYMWEKKHQVLIFYHYPLCREFPFLWPGNKMPAPWANTTNVHKLLQFLETTLEERSRYGTFHVSQAILTPRVKTIARHLIRGLKNTLVHRNLPMILNWVKAQKPGVMGVNIITSDFVELVDFAATVIALNDLLLEEDESTSKS